In the bacterium SCSIO 12741 genome, GGAATTGGTAGTTGCCTTCCTTCATTTGACCGCGAATGGCATCCAGTCTGGGTTTAAACTGTTCCGGGCAATGAGTTTCGCACAGATCGAGGGCTTTGTTAGCTGTCTTTTGATTTCCCAAAAAATAATGGGCCACTCCGCGGTAAAGCATCATTCCCCAATCTTCCGGATGTTGCTTGAGTCCTTGGCTCATCAGATCGGCCGCTATTTGATCCTGCTTTAATTTGAGGAGTGTGGCTCCCATGTAGTGAGCTTCGTCGGCGGTGAAGTCTTCGTCGCCCAATCCCTGGAGAATTTCTTCCAGTTCATCGGTTCTTCCCAAGGCATCCAGAATTTCAATTTTGGTACTCAGATTCACAAAACTCAGGTGGCCGGCAAATCCACCGTAGCCGCCATTAATGGAACGGTTGACCCAGGTTAGAGCTTCTTCCAGGTTGGTCTGGTGACTTACACACCAAGCAGCGGCATCGTTCCAGGCTTCCCATTGGTAGGTGTTGGTGCCGTTGAGCTCGTAGCGCCATTTTTCAACCGCCGTTGCCGGTAGATCTACCGAAACGGTGAAGGGAATCATACGGTCGGCCCACTTGAGGGCAAATTGACAACTGTTTTCCTGACGTTTTACCACCGCGTAGGTCAAGTATTCGTGAAAGTCGGATGCGGTATCTTTTACCGTTACCCGTAGAACTACATCATTATCTACATCCAGGTAATAACTGCCCCAGAGGTTATCGGGTCGGGCAAAGAGTAAGGTGTGCTCATGGCCATTGGGAATAATGTGAAAACCATAAGAACCGGCTTTTAGGGTTTGCCCTTCAATTTTTACATCGGTATCAAAACTAATGGTCGTGTTTTCATTGGCGCCGGCTCGCCACGGGATGGGATCTCCGTTTTGGGGAATGGTTCCCGGATTCGTCCACACTTCTCGTCCATAGGTGGAAGGACTGTGGTAGCTGATTTTTACGAAAGTAACTCCCACCTGCTGGGTCATACTGGCTGCCGGACTCGGCTTGGGCATCGTGAGCGTGTGAAACTGAGCGTTCAGTTGGAAGCTCAGAATCGTAAGAAGAGCAAAAACGGTTAATCTCATCCATCTGATTTTGCAACAAAAGACCGAATAAGGCGCTTTTTCAATGGGGTAATAATTGCTAATTAACCAGTCAACCGCTGAGAAAGCCAATCGTACAATAGCCTGGTTAGATTGCTGGGCGGGTGCACTATCTTGCAGGATCTTAGCGGCTATGAGTTTAATCGGTTCCATACAAAACCTGCAGCAAGGCCCCGTTTTGGGGTTTGGCGAAGGTCGATTTGTTCGCTCCAATCTGAATCGTTTTGAGAAAAGCGATGCTGCTTCACCACTCTCCTTGAAAATTGTGCGCAATGGCGCTGAAAAGTATCAGGTGGGATCGCAGGCTTATAAGGTGCAATCGGGTCAGGTGTTATTGGTGAATCGGGGGGAGGCTCTGGAGACTCAGGTCCATTCCAGGGAGAATACGAGTGGTGTTTGCATTTACCCTCCAATGGATCTTATTGAGGAGGTGTATTTTCATCGG is a window encoding:
- a CDS encoding DUF2911 domain-containing protein, with protein sequence MRLTVFALLTILSFQLNAQFHTLTMPKPSPAASMTQQVGVTFVKISYHSPSTYGREVWTNPGTIPQNGDPIPWRAGANENTTISFDTDVKIEGQTLKAGSYGFHIIPNGHEHTLLFARPDNLWGSYYLDVDNDVVLRVTVKDTASDFHEYLTYAVVKRQENSCQFALKWADRMIPFTVSVDLPATAVEKWRYELNGTNTYQWEAWNDAAAWCVSHQTNLEEALTWVNRSINGGYGGFAGHLSFVNLSTKIEILDALGRTDELEEILQGLGDEDFTADEAHYMGATLLKLKQDQIAADLMSQGLKQHPEDWGMMLYRGVAHYFLGNQKTANKALDLCETHCPEQFKPRLDAIRGQMKEGNYQFPQRKS